In Jeotgalibacillus aurantiacus, the following are encoded in one genomic region:
- a CDS encoding arsenate reductase family protein — protein sequence MAITFYTYPKCGTCRKAKKWLDENEVNYSEIHLVESPPSKETLKDLHEKSGVELKKFFNTSGMKYRELGLKDKLPTMSDDEKLELLASDGMLIKRPLTTDGKHVTVGFKEPEFEENWKA from the coding sequence ATGGCAATTACTTTTTATACGTATCCGAAATGCGGCACGTGCCGTAAAGCAAAAAAATGGCTCGATGAAAATGAAGTGAATTATTCAGAGATTCATTTAGTGGAATCTCCGCCATCGAAAGAGACGTTAAAAGATCTTCATGAAAAAAGCGGCGTGGAGCTCAAAAAATTCTTTAATACGAGCGGGATGAAATACCGTGAGCTTGGATTAAAGGACAAGCTTCCTACAATGAGCGATGATGAAAAGCTTGAGCTTCTTGCTTCTGACGGAATGCTGATCAAGCGCCCTCTGACAACAGACGGCAAACACGTAACAGTCGGCTTCAAAGAGCCCGAATTCGAAGAGAACTGGAAGGCATAA
- a CDS encoding ArsR/SmtB family transcription factor: MGEQAVKAFRDCIPLFQALSDPYRQDIVLILADIDSMTVNQLTDRLPLSRPAVSHHLKILREQGILKMEQQGTQRYYSLALEGALEQLKHLIITVEDRCY; encoded by the coding sequence ATGGGGGAACAGGCAGTAAAAGCATTTCGCGACTGTATACCATTATTTCAGGCGCTGAGTGATCCGTATCGTCAGGATATTGTGTTGATTCTGGCTGATATAGATTCCATGACGGTCAATCAATTGACAGACAGACTTCCACTTTCCCGTCCCGCTGTTTCACACCATTTAAAAATCCTTCGTGAGCAGGGCATTTTGAAAATGGAACAGCAGGGCACACAGCGGTATTATTCACTCGCCCTCGAAGGTGCACTGGAGCAGCTGAAGCATTTAATTATTACGGTAGAAGACCGTTGTTATTAG
- a CDS encoding SDR family NAD(P)-dependent oxidoreductase, protein MNVLITGASGGIGMELAKLYAEKGHTLLLAARSEEKLRELAEEWTRKFTIETHIFKSDLSKAGAAEKLYAEVKAKGLSVDILINNAGVGLFGEFHKTDLVKEQEMIQLNITSLTELSKLFGREMVEAKQGKILNVASTAAFFPGPLMAVYYASKAYVKSLTEALDNEWSEHGVQVSGLYPGPTSTGFKDAAELDNSKLFKNGTMKAEAVAKITFIEFMNGKRQIIPGGMNKIQSKASRLISRKTAANIVRKTQDRV, encoded by the coding sequence ATGAATGTGTTGATAACTGGTGCGTCTGGTGGAATCGGGATGGAGCTTGCCAAGCTGTATGCGGAGAAGGGTCATACATTACTTTTAGCGGCGAGAAGTGAGGAGAAGCTTAGGGAACTGGCTGAAGAATGGACGCGTAAATTTACGATTGAAACCCATATTTTCAAAAGCGACTTATCAAAAGCCGGAGCTGCTGAAAAACTTTATGCTGAAGTGAAAGCAAAAGGGTTATCGGTTGATATATTGATCAATAATGCCGGAGTCGGTCTCTTCGGCGAATTTCATAAAACAGATCTCGTAAAGGAGCAGGAGATGATTCAGTTGAACATTACCTCGCTGACTGAGCTCTCCAAGCTGTTTGGCCGTGAAATGGTCGAGGCGAAGCAAGGGAAAATTCTCAATGTCGCATCAACCGCTGCCTTTTTCCCTGGTCCGCTGATGGCGGTTTATTATGCGTCAAAGGCTTATGTGAAATCGCTGACAGAAGCGCTTGATAACGAATGGTCAGAGCATGGTGTGCAGGTATCAGGCCTTTATCCTGGTCCAACGAGTACGGGCTTTAAGGATGCAGCTGAACTGGATAACTCGAAGCTGTTTAAGAACGGAACGATGAAAGCGGAAGCGGTAGCTAAGATTACATTTATAGAATTTATGAATGGCAAAAGACAGATTATCCCAGGTGGTATGAACAAGATACAGTCCAAGGCCAGCCGTCTCATTTCCCGGAAAACGGCAGCAAATATTGTGAGAAAAACGCAGGACAGGGTATAA
- a CDS encoding acyl-CoA dehydrogenase family protein codes for MSNETKQLVKGGSFLIEDVEAASVFTPEDYTDEQKMIAKTTEDYVLNEVVPEVEHIENHEFDRSVKLLKSAGELGLLGADVPEEYGGLGLDKISSALIAEKMSRAGGFSITHGAHVGIGSLPIVLFGNEEQKQKYLPALATGEKIAAYALTEPGSGSDALGAKTTAKLNEAGTHYVLNGEKQWITNAGFADVFVVYAKIDGEHFSTFIVEREFPGVSVGAEEKKMGIKSSSTRTLILEDAEVPVENLLGEHGKGHVIAFNILNIGRYKLGVGTVGASKRALELAVKYTNERKQFNTPISSFNLTKEKLATMGAKLYATESSVYRTVGLFEDRMSQLSDEEIKDGKEVAKSIAEYAIECSLNKVFGTETLDYIADEAVQLHGGYGFMQEYEVERIYRDSRINRIFEGTNEINRLLVPGTYLRKAMKGELPLLQKAQALQGELMTMMPEEISDEPLAQEAYLVKNAKKIGLLAAGLAAQKYGKALEAEQEILVNIADIVSLAYAMESALLRTQKAVEKSGLEKNQQKVLYTQIFCQEAFNEIEGHAKETLIAAESGDTLRMMLSALRKFTRYTPVNLIPKKREAAATLITAEKFVV; via the coding sequence ATGTCAAACGAAACAAAACAGCTTGTAAAAGGCGGAAGTTTTCTAATTGAGGATGTGGAAGCAGCAAGCGTATTCACACCGGAGGATTACACAGATGAACAGAAAATGATTGCCAAAACAACTGAGGATTACGTATTAAACGAAGTCGTTCCTGAAGTGGAGCACATCGAAAATCATGAGTTTGACCGTTCAGTCAAGCTGTTAAAATCAGCTGGTGAGCTTGGTCTTCTTGGAGCGGATGTTCCTGAAGAGTACGGCGGCCTTGGACTTGATAAGATCAGCTCAGCTTTAATTGCTGAAAAAATGTCACGTGCAGGCGGCTTCTCCATTACACACGGTGCACACGTTGGAATCGGATCTCTGCCAATCGTTCTTTTCGGAAACGAAGAACAGAAGCAAAAGTATCTGCCAGCCCTTGCAACAGGTGAAAAAATCGCTGCTTACGCATTAACAGAGCCGGGTTCGGGATCGGATGCACTTGGTGCTAAAACGACGGCTAAGCTGAACGAAGCAGGTACTCACTACGTGTTAAACGGTGAAAAGCAGTGGATCACCAATGCCGGTTTTGCTGACGTATTTGTTGTTTATGCAAAAATCGACGGAGAACACTTCTCTACATTTATCGTTGAACGTGAATTCCCAGGCGTGTCAGTAGGCGCTGAAGAAAAGAAAATGGGTATTAAGAGTTCCTCTACACGTACACTGATCCTTGAAGATGCTGAAGTACCGGTTGAGAATCTTCTTGGTGAGCACGGTAAAGGACATGTGATCGCGTTTAACATCCTGAACATTGGACGTTACAAGCTTGGAGTAGGTACGGTTGGTGCTTCTAAGCGTGCGCTTGAGCTTGCAGTTAAATATACAAACGAGCGTAAGCAGTTCAATACGCCGATCTCTTCTTTTAACCTGACAAAAGAAAAGCTTGCGACAATGGGTGCAAAGCTTTATGCAACAGAAAGCTCTGTGTACCGTACAGTTGGTCTGTTCGAAGACCGTATGAGCCAGCTTTCTGATGAGGAAATTAAGGATGGAAAAGAAGTAGCAAAATCAATCGCTGAATATGCGATTGAGTGCTCACTGAACAAAGTGTTTGGAACTGAAACACTTGACTATATCGCGGATGAGGCTGTTCAGCTTCACGGCGGTTACGGCTTCATGCAGGAATATGAGGTTGAGCGAATTTACCGTGACTCCCGTATCAACCGTATTTTCGAAGGAACAAACGAAATCAACCGTCTTCTCGTTCCAGGAACTTACCTGCGTAAAGCAATGAAAGGCGAGCTTCCACTTCTTCAAAAAGCACAGGCGCTTCAGGGTGAACTGATGACGATGATGCCTGAAGAAATCAGTGACGAGCCGCTGGCGCAGGAAGCATACCTTGTGAAAAATGCAAAGAAAATCGGTCTTTTAGCTGCCGGTCTTGCTGCTCAGAAATACGGAAAAGCACTTGAAGCAGAACAGGAAATCCTGGTAAACATTGCAGATATCGTATCACTTGCTTACGCGATGGAATCTGCTCTTCTCCGTACACAAAAAGCAGTTGAAAAGTCAGGCCTTGAAAAGAACCAGCAAAAAGTTCTTTACACACAAATCTTCTGTCAGGAAGCATTCAACGAAATCGAAGGACACGCGAAAGAAACACTGATCGCAGCTGAGAGCGGCGACACACTTCGCATGATGCTGTCTGCCCTTCGCAAATTCACTCGCTACACGCCAGTGAACCTGATTCCAAAGAAACGCGAAGCAGCTGCAACACTGATTACGGCTGAGAAATTTGTGGTTTGA